The Salinibacterium sp. M195 genome includes a window with the following:
- a CDS encoding TetR/AcrR family transcriptional regulator encodes MSDDGTRDVKQERSLERRNAILQAAADLFTTDRISAVTHRRVATEAGVPLGAIRYYFSTREELLIATVNLVEERRHHDALEALTDASPTATTRHCATLLLRAYIGQPHDGTAIYDDYLAASVGWLADATRESHALATQLFNHWPAIEADLSAILKRSELSAPVNLITHVIDGAILVGFAWERGELVERVTDAITEQLTFARARDARE; translated from the coding sequence ATGAGCGACGACGGAACGCGCGACGTCAAGCAAGAACGAAGTCTCGAACGACGCAACGCAATCCTTCAGGCCGCCGCAGACCTCTTCACGACAGATCGAATCAGTGCCGTCACCCACCGGCGCGTAGCCACCGAAGCAGGAGTGCCCCTTGGTGCAATTCGGTACTACTTCTCCACTCGCGAAGAACTGCTCATCGCCACCGTGAACCTCGTCGAAGAGCGCCGACACCACGACGCACTCGAAGCTCTCACAGACGCGTCACCAACTGCCACTACCCGTCACTGCGCCACGCTGCTGCTGCGCGCGTACATCGGGCAACCACACGATGGAACCGCCATCTACGACGACTACTTGGCCGCATCCGTCGGATGGCTCGCTGATGCCACGCGCGAAAGCCACGCCCTAGCCACTCAATTATTCAATCACTGGCCGGCAATTGAAGCCGACCTCAGTGCCATCCTCAAGCGCAGCGAGCTCTCAGCCCCGGTGAACCTGATCACTCACGTGATTGACGGAGCAATCCTCGTGGGATTCGCGTGGGAGCGCGGAGAACTCGTGGAACGGGTAACAGACGCGATTACCGAACAACTCACGTTTGCGCGAGCCCGTGACGCTCGCGAATAG
- a CDS encoding Gfo/Idh/MocA family protein, with product MLVFPTTFPAPIIPAADSVPALRWGIMAPGGIAATFAEAVQAHTEQKLVAVASRSLDRAQDFANTWGIEKAYGDYAELLANPDVDVIYIAAQQHVHRDLAVQSIAAGKHILVEKPFAMTGAEAREIVAAARAAGVFAMEAMWTRYLPQTSIMTQLIADGTFGDISLVTADHGQNLPEGHRVRSLDSGGGALLDLGIYPIAFASQILGAPTAVHNVGSLLHTGVDAQSLVTLSYASAAQAQINTTLLARTPIRASIAGTEALLEVGNGFFTPTSLTLSKPGFNGESIHWADETGIVAHHGLSYQATALASFIAQGVTESPVHSLDETIAILDTIDSARWQLGYRFHSEQ from the coding sequence ATGCTTGTGTTCCCCACCACGTTCCCGGCCCCGATCATTCCTGCAGCAGACTCCGTTCCAGCGCTGCGCTGGGGCATCATGGCTCCCGGTGGAATCGCCGCGACGTTCGCAGAGGCGGTGCAAGCGCACACTGAGCAGAAGCTCGTGGCCGTGGCATCCCGCAGCCTCGACCGTGCCCAAGACTTTGCGAACACCTGGGGCATCGAGAAGGCCTACGGCGACTATGCCGAGCTGCTGGCCAACCCCGACGTCGACGTGATCTACATCGCCGCGCAGCAGCACGTTCACCGCGATCTAGCGGTGCAGTCGATCGCCGCGGGCAAGCACATTCTGGTGGAGAAGCCGTTCGCCATGACCGGTGCCGAAGCGCGCGAGATTGTGGCCGCAGCCCGGGCCGCCGGAGTGTTCGCGATGGAAGCGATGTGGACTCGCTACCTGCCGCAAACCTCGATCATGACCCAGCTAATCGCTGATGGAACTTTCGGAGACATCAGCCTCGTCACCGCCGATCACGGACAGAACTTGCCCGAGGGGCACCGCGTGCGTTCCCTCGACAGCGGGGGAGGAGCCCTGCTCGACCTCGGCATCTACCCGATCGCGTTCGCATCACAGATTCTGGGCGCACCTACTGCCGTGCACAATGTTGGTTCGCTTCTTCACACAGGGGTGGATGCCCAATCCCTCGTCACTCTGAGCTACGCCAGCGCGGCTCAAGCCCAGATCAACACCACGTTGCTCGCGCGTACTCCCATCAGGGCATCCATTGCCGGTACCGAAGCACTGCTCGAGGTGGGCAACGGATTCTTCACGCCCACGTCACTGACGCTGTCGAAGCCTGGCTTCAACGGCGAGTCAATTCATTGGGCTGATGAGACCGGCATCGTCGCGCACCATGGTCTCAGCTATCAGGCCACGGCCCTCGCAAGTTTTATTGCGCAGGGTGTCACCGAGTCGCCGGTGCATTCTCTCGACGAGACGATCGCGATCTTGGACACGATCGACAGCGCTCGCTGGCAGCTCGGCTACCGCTTTCACTCTGAGCAGTAG
- a CDS encoding multidrug effflux MFS transporter, whose translation MTTSLKSVAPPLGFVLGLGLLASLGPFSIDMFLPSLPEIGRELGISSTSTQLMISIYLLVLGLAQLFVGPITDAVGRRRPLITGLVLFIAGSALAALAPDFTVLLVARALQGAGGALALVVANSSVRDRTHGPGAVKLFALLMTVAGLGPIIAPVLGGLLESTLGWRSVFWLMGVIAVASVFVSLRHLPESLPHNARTKLHLGSIMRGYASIATTRAFLLPALAIGSSFMMLFAYIGGASIVYQEIYGLTPAMFGLVFGASGIAVLAGAQVSSVLAHKVSARRSSLSGAVIMLLGAAVALVSTMLGGGLLGIVVGVALLEFGLGAAEPSIMTIAMSSGDSNLGSRAALLGAIQFGMGALATPFVGLVLGDNPIGWLLLLVAFGVLTLALLAIHFRFAPSDVSLATTDTTTRPITLVH comes from the coding sequence ATGACAACATCACTCAAGTCTGTCGCCCCGCCGTTAGGCTTCGTCCTCGGGCTCGGCCTCCTCGCAAGCCTCGGGCCCTTTTCTATCGACATGTTTCTCCCATCGCTTCCCGAAATCGGGCGAGAATTAGGCATTAGCTCGACCAGCACGCAATTAATGATCTCCATCTACCTCCTCGTGCTGGGACTCGCGCAACTATTCGTCGGCCCGATTACGGATGCCGTAGGCCGTCGTCGCCCGCTCATCACTGGTCTCGTTCTTTTCATTGCCGGGTCGGCACTCGCGGCTCTCGCCCCCGACTTCACCGTGCTTCTCGTAGCTCGCGCACTGCAAGGTGCCGGTGGAGCGCTGGCCCTGGTCGTCGCCAATTCGTCAGTTCGTGACCGCACTCACGGCCCAGGTGCGGTAAAACTATTCGCGCTGTTGATGACCGTCGCCGGCCTCGGCCCGATCATCGCACCGGTGTTAGGTGGCCTGCTCGAGAGCACGCTGGGTTGGCGCTCGGTGTTCTGGCTGATGGGCGTCATTGCCGTGGCATCCGTCTTCGTATCGCTTCGTCATCTTCCGGAGTCTCTGCCTCACAACGCGCGAACGAAACTTCACCTCGGTTCGATCATGCGAGGCTACGCATCGATCGCGACCACGCGCGCATTCTTGCTTCCCGCGCTTGCGATCGGCTCAAGTTTCATGATGCTCTTTGCCTACATCGGTGGCGCATCGATTGTTTACCAAGAGATCTACGGGTTAACCCCCGCCATGTTCGGGCTAGTGTTTGGTGCTTCCGGGATTGCGGTACTTGCGGGCGCGCAGGTCAGCAGCGTACTGGCGCACAAGGTGTCGGCTCGGCGCTCATCGCTGAGTGGCGCAGTCATCATGCTGCTGGGGGCAGCAGTGGCGCTCGTGAGCACGATGCTGGGCGGAGGGCTGCTGGGAATCGTCGTTGGCGTCGCACTATTGGAATTTGGTTTGGGCGCCGCAGAGCCGTCAATCATGACTATCGCGATGTCGAGCGGCGACAGTAATTTGGGCAGTCGCGCCGCACTCTTGGGTGCAATCCAATTCGGCATGGGCGCTCTCGCGACACCCTTCGTTGGGTTGGTCCTTGGTGACAATCCCATCGGCTGGCTGCTGTTGCTCGTTGCTTTCGGAGTGCTCACTTTGGCTTTGCTCGCCATTCACTTCAGATTCGCGCCTTCTGACGTGTCACTCGCGACAACCGACACAACGACGCGGCCGATAACTCTCGTGCATTGA
- a CDS encoding InlB B-repeat-containing protein, giving the protein MIPRPKILPSVTAVALALALTVAGALPATAVTLRATSWGGLSNALAQLMDGDTVILGADIVAPTAGSLAVEAGESITLDLNGHDLTISGVSDSFAAIEVPSTSTLTIVATGGGTLTVTGGRYSAGIGGNEGNAGGSVIVDSGTITATGGSYGAGIGGGQEGDGGTVIVNSGTILATGGYHGAGIGGGEKGDGGTTTNSGTITATGGSRSAGIGGGLNGNGGTTSQSGGTISAIGGFAAAGIGGGDGGDGDGDGGDGGGDGGTTTVSGGTLDATGGSAGAGIGGGNKGNGGTTSNSGTITATAGYGAAGIGGGLDGDGGTTILTGGTTTATGDSSGAGIGGGQGSSSSGVLDIHGIGAPGAAANGGDPNGAPITNSTTPAGIGYTAATATVGSGGQISVEFVRIATFDAAGGTATDTAFVAIGDTLTAPADPTRTGYAFAGWTVSGAAYDFTTPVTTPLTLTATWTEVPASYIISFDAADGTTTADVSVSDGDTLSAPTDPTRTGYTFAGWMVSGAAYDFTTPVTTPLTLTATWTEVPATGGTPTADVTLAATGFALAPHLSVGATLLVAGLALLVLRRRVAARQR; this is encoded by the coding sequence TTGATTCCTCGCCCCAAAATCCTGCCTAGCGTTACCGCTGTCGCCCTGGCGCTTGCCTTGACTGTCGCGGGCGCACTTCCGGCGACCGCCGTCACGCTCCGCGCCACCAGTTGGGGCGGCCTGTCGAACGCGTTGGCGCAACTTATGGACGGCGACACCGTCATCCTCGGCGCCGATATCGTTGCCCCGACAGCCGGGTCACTAGCGGTCGAAGCGGGAGAATCGATCACGCTTGATCTCAACGGGCATGACCTCACCATCAGTGGCGTATCTGACTCGTTCGCGGCGATCGAGGTTCCCAGCACCTCCACGCTCACCATCGTTGCCACCGGCGGCGGAACGCTCACAGTAACCGGAGGCCGGTACAGTGCGGGCATCGGCGGCAATGAAGGCAACGCTGGCGGCTCCGTCATCGTTGACAGTGGCACCATCACCGCAACCGGCGGCAGTTACGGTGCAGGCATCGGCGGCGGCCAGGAAGGCGACGGCGGCACCGTCATCGTTAACAGCGGCACAATCCTCGCAACCGGCGGCTACCACGGCGCAGGCATCGGCGGCGGAGAAAAAGGCGACGGCGGCACCACCACCAACAGCGGCACCATCACCGCAACGGGAGGCAGCAGAAGCGCAGGCATCGGCGGCGGCCTTAACGGCAACGGCGGCACCACCTCTCAGAGCGGCGGCACCATCAGCGCGATCGGAGGCTTCGCGGCCGCAGGCATCGGCGGAGGCGACGGCGGCGACGGCGACGGCGACGGCGGCGACGGCGGCGGCGACGGCGGCACCACGACCGTTAGCGGTGGCACGCTCGACGCAACCGGAGGCAGCGCCGGCGCGGGCATCGGCGGCGGCAATAAGGGCAACGGCGGCACCACCAGCAACAGCGGCACCATCACCGCAACCGCAGGCTACGGCGCCGCGGGAATCGGCGGCGGCCTTGATGGCGACGGCGGCACCACCATCCTCACCGGAGGCACCACCACTGCTACCGGCGACAGCTCAGGCGCAGGCATCGGCGGCGGCCAGGGCAGCTCCTCCTCTGGAGTGCTCGACATTCACGGCATCGGCGCACCAGGGGCAGCTGCTAATGGTGGAGACCCGAACGGTGCCCCCATCACCAATTCCACGACTCCGGCAGGGATCGGCTATACGGCCGCTACCGCCACTGTTGGCTCCGGCGGTCAGATCAGTGTCGAATTCGTGCGCATCGCGACCTTTGACGCGGCCGGCGGAACGGCAACCGACACCGCGTTTGTTGCCATCGGCGACACCCTCACCGCACCCGCCGACCCCACCCGCACCGGCTACGCCTTCGCCGGCTGGACAGTCAGCGGCGCCGCCTACGACTTCACCACCCCGGTGACCACGCCGCTGACGCTGACCGCGACGTGGACAGAAGTGCCCGCCAGCTACATCATTAGCTTCGATGCCGCTGACGGAACAACAACAGCAGACGTGTCAGTCTCCGATGGCGACACCCTTAGCGCACCCACCGACCCCACCCGCACCGGCTACACCTTCGCCGGCTGGATGGTCAGCGGCGCCGCCTACGACTTCACCACCCCGGTGACCACGCCGCTGACGCTGACCGCTACGTGGACAGAGGTGCCCGCGACCGGTGGCACCCCCACCGCTGACGTCACGCTCGCTGCTACAGGTTTTGCGTTAGCGCCCCACCTCTCCGTGGGTGCAACATTGCTCGTGGCCGGCCTCGCCCTCCTCGTACTTCGCCGACGCGTCGCTGCCCGGCAGCGATAG